The following proteins come from a genomic window of bacterium:
- a CDS encoding RecQ family ATP-dependent DNA helicase has product MINLVFIIYIYENIMENKDQLQQVLIDKGITPDSLSYLSRYFGFETFKAGQKAVIEKVIEKKNILAVMPTGGGKSLCYQLPALIFKGITIVISPLISLMKDQIDDLNELFIEATFINSSISAKEQENRINKARKGMYKLLYIAPERFRSKKFVDLLKTIKVELLAIDEAHCISTWGHDFRPDYLRLRHFIKLMDNPAVIALTATATPEVQQDIIKQLDIGKTEVIVTGFDRENLIFSVIHTPTKKDKHAVLKDALKRNHGSAIVYVGTRKKAESTSEFLKSISVKAMAYHAGMDDKEREEVQNNFMNGKTPVLVATNAFGMGIDKDDIRYLIHYDIPGNIESYYQEAGRAGRDGKKSWCILLYSPSDIKLQEYFIDQSYPSKEQIFAVHNFLIDQEENLISKTREEIRKQLHVEMSEQGISSALRILKKAGAVDILSRSDNIASVKFSMKPEIITEERKSKIQKFITSAIIKNSQKDPEDELRFSFPMSKLIQSLDLTPDQIIRGLNNMGKQNIIEYIPPFRGKTILIKDRVTPFEKLNIDWEKLNEMRDREIKKLYQIVQYATLNECRRKMLLEYFGEKYAHDTCPGCDVCIGREILKEEPKIEETAYTSKEAAAAKNILKCVDEIEEPLIKIRVAQILTGSKAIVIKQNGYDKLNSYNSVQEQLESVMEIINKLVMDGFLRVSGAEHPVILLNKKGKDIILGRKDLKIAELLVVKTAERQVDSIEESIVRKIEENPDNPEILYEAGNFYLGQAKKLIKNGESRKAIQYSEKGSMFLQRVIEEFPASGASKKASMVFRQGYENLSHKEIDFSPIVNNIPSCPRCGSKMVLREGEFGRFWGCSEYPYCRGTVKY; this is encoded by the coding sequence CAGCTGCCGGCGCTCATTTTCAAGGGAATCACAATAGTCATTTCTCCGCTCATATCACTTATGAAGGACCAGATAGATGACCTGAATGAACTTTTTATAGAAGCGACTTTTATCAACAGTTCGATATCCGCAAAAGAACAGGAAAACCGCATAAATAAAGCCCGAAAAGGCATGTATAAGCTTCTTTACATAGCGCCCGAAAGGTTCAGAAGTAAAAAATTCGTAGACCTTCTTAAAACAATAAAGGTGGAATTGCTCGCCATAGATGAGGCCCATTGTATATCCACTTGGGGCCATGATTTCAGGCCTGACTATTTAAGGCTCCGGCATTTCATAAAACTTATGGATAATCCCGCCGTCATAGCGCTGACGGCGACAGCAACACCGGAAGTCCAGCAGGACATAATAAAACAGCTTGATATCGGCAAAACCGAGGTAATAGTCACAGGTTTTGACAGGGAAAACCTGATCTTCAGCGTTATACACACCCCTACAAAAAAAGACAAACATGCGGTCCTTAAAGACGCCTTAAAACGCAACCACGGTTCTGCGATAGTATATGTGGGAACGAGAAAAAAAGCTGAATCAACTTCTGAATTTCTGAAATCAATAAGCGTAAAAGCCATGGCTTACCATGCGGGGATGGATGACAAAGAGCGTGAAGAGGTCCAGAACAATTTTATGAACGGAAAGACTCCCGTGCTTGTGGCCACAAACGCGTTCGGAATGGGAATAGACAAAGACGATATAAGATACCTCATACATTATGATATACCCGGAAACATAGAAAGTTATTATCAGGAAGCAGGAAGAGCCGGGCGGGACGGCAAAAAATCATGGTGCATACTTCTCTACTCGCCTTCGGACATAAAACTGCAGGAATACTTCATTGACCAGAGTTATCCCTCAAAAGAACAGATATTCGCGGTGCACAATTTCCTTATTGACCAGGAAGAAAACCTTATATCAAAAACAAGGGAAGAAATCAGAAAACAACTCCATGTGGAAATGAGCGAACAGGGAATTTCAAGCGCTTTGCGCATATTAAAAAAAGCCGGAGCCGTTGACATATTGTCGCGTTCGGATAACATCGCATCCGTCAAATTCAGCATGAAACCCGAAATAATCACGGAGGAACGGAAAAGTAAAATCCAGAAATTCATCACTTCCGCAATCATAAAAAACTCGCAAAAAGACCCTGAAGATGAACTGAGATTCTCTTTCCCGATGTCAAAATTAATCCAATCCCTTGACCTTACTCCGGACCAGATCATCCGCGGGCTCAACAACATGGGCAAACAGAACATAATAGAATATATTCCTCCGTTCAGAGGGAAGACCATACTGATAAAAGACCGCGTCACTCCTTTTGAAAAACTGAATATAGACTGGGAAAAACTCAATGAAATGAGAGACAGGGAAATCAAAAAGCTCTACCAGATAGTTCAATATGCCACATTAAACGAGTGTCGCAGAAAAATGCTTTTAGAATATTTCGGGGAAAAATACGCTCATGACACATGCCCGGGATGCGATGTATGCATAGGCCGTGAAATCCTCAAGGAAGAACCGAAAATCGAGGAAACGGCATATACTTCAAAAGAAGCCGCGGCGGCAAAAAATATATTAAAGTGCGTTGATGAAATCGAAGAACCTCTCATAAAAATACGCGTGGCGCAGATATTGACCGGTTCCAAGGCGATTGTAATCAAACAAAACGGATACGACAAACTGAACAGCTACAACTCGGTCCAGGAACAGCTTGAATCCGTTATGGAAATTATAAATAAACTTGTCATGGACGGGTTTCTCAGGGTAAGCGGGGCCGAACACCCTGTTATACTGCTTAATAAAAAAGGCAAAGACATCATCCTCGGAAGAAAAGACTTGAAGATTGCCGAACTCCTAGTTGTCAAGACCGCCGAGCGGCAGGTGGATTCTATCGAGGAAAGTATTGTCAGAAAAATCGAAGAAAACCCGGATAATCCCGAAATCCTTTATGAAGCCGGAAATTTCTACCTGGGACAGGCAAAAAAACTCATAAAAAACGGGGAATCCAGGAAAGCTATACAATACTCCGAAAAAGGCAGCATGTTCCTGCAGAGAGTCATTGAGGAATTTCCCGCTTCTGGAGCCTCAAAAAAAGCCTCTATGGTATTCCGGCAGGGATACGAAAACCTGTCTCATAAAGAAATTGATTTCAGCCCTATTGTAAATAATATCCCGAGCTGTCCGAGATGCGGGTCAAAAATGGTGCTGAGAGAAGGTGAATTCGGAAGATTCTGGGGATGTTCGGAATATCCCTATTGCAGGGGCACGGTAAAATATTAG